One stretch of Chrysiogenia bacterium DNA includes these proteins:
- a CDS encoding monovalent cation/H(+) antiporter subunit G, translated as MSLVSAISALIGALFFFSSAVGLVRLPDFFTRTHSPTKAATLGLFFLGIASFLENIQSGQ; from the coding sequence ATGAGCCTTGTCAGCGCCATCAGCGCGCTGATCGGTGCGCTGTTTTTCTTCTCCAGCGCGGTGGGCCTTGTTCGCCTGCCGGATTTCTTCACGCGCACCCACTCCCCGACGAAGGCCGCGACCCTGGGGCTGTTCTTCCTGGGGATCGCCTCCTTCCTGGAAAACATTCAGAGCGGTCAG